TTGTGGTGATTCGGGGAGTAgccttcttttctccacaccccatTCTGCTCAAACAGCTGCCTTACTGCAGAACACGAATCATTGCCCACACCTACTGTGAGTTCATGGCTGTTGTGAAGCTGGCATGTATGGACACAGGGGCCACCAAGAGTTATAGTCTCAGTATGGCTTCTATCATTGGCTCATGTGATGCCATTCTCATTGCTGTATCCTATGCCTTCATCCTCCGCTCTGTATTCCACCTGCCATCCCGAGAAGCTGGCTTTAAGGCTTTGGGCACATGTGGGTCCCACATCTGTGTTATTCTTGTCTTCTACTCCACAGCtggtttttccattttcactCACCGTTTTGGGAAAAATATACCTGCACATATCCatatttttattgcaaatatGTACCTTTTGGTGCCCCCTTTTCTCAACCCTATCGTGTATGGAGTAAGGACCAAGAAAATACGAGAACATGTTCTTAGGACACTAATGGTCAAAGTTGTCTGATTATAGTTGGATCAATAAAAGAGATGGTTCAAGAATAAATGGAAGTAAAAGAGATAATCTAAGAAAAACAGCTAACTGCTCTGCTCCCACATGCTGAATTTCATTTACCAGCTGAAAGATCTTTTATTTACTAGATGTCTGTAAATTCCAAAATTTCTAATTTAACAAGTCATTTTacctttttcattattaaaattggAGAACAGATGGATCTCTTCCCGTGCCTTTTGGAGGATAATTACAAATAGAGAGTGAACAgtgaaaaagagtaaaaagataagtaaactatgtttatatgtataatatttttctaaagaagttaATGATAGACAA
The genomic region above belongs to Hippopotamus amphibius kiboko isolate mHipAmp2 chromosome 9, mHipAmp2.hap2, whole genome shotgun sequence and contains:
- the LOC130860844 gene encoding olfactory receptor 52D1-like, translating into MSPLNTSHPSPVTFLLMGIPGLEHLHVWIGIPFCSMYIVAALGNMTILAVVRTEKSLHEPMFLFLCMLSVTDLVLSTSTLPRMLCLFWLRAHDIAFDACLAQMFFIHSFTAMESGFFLAMAIDRYVAICHPLHHTTILTHTRITIMGIIVVIRGVAFFSPHPILLKQLPYCRTRIIAHTYCEFMAVVKLACMDTGATKSYSLSMASIIGSCDAILIAVSYAFILRSVFHLPSREAGFKALGTCGSHICVILVFYSTAGFSIFTHRFGKNIPAHIHIFIANMYLLVPPFLNPIVYGVRTKKIREHVLRTLMVKVV